The DNA segment AGCGCCGGACGGTGGAGCGGATGACCCCGGCGTACGCCGCCGGGTCGCCGAAGCCGGTCAGGTCCAGGAAGCACTCGTCTATGGAGTACACCTCAAAGTCGTCCGAGAAACGGGCCAGGGTGGACATCACCCGCTGGCTCATGTCGCCGTAGAGGGCGAAGTTGGAGCTGAAGACGCGGACGCGGTTCTTTTCGATGAGGGGCCGCGTCTTGAAGTATGGCGCGCCCATCGCGATTCCCAGCGCCTTGGACTCGTCCGAGCGCGCGATGATGCACCCGTCGTTGTTGGAGAGCACCACCACCGGCACCCCCGCAAGCTCAGGCTGGAAGACCCGCTCGCAGGAGACATAGAAGTTGTTGCAGTCCACGAGGGCGATGCGTCTTGCGGCGACCCGTTGTGCGAGAGGCGTGTCCATCCCTATCCGAGGGCGAGCCGGTTCTGGAGGGAGCGCGCCGCGGAGAGCGCCTTGCCCTTCGGGTGGTTGTTGAAGTAGAGGAAGACCCGCTTCACCGGCCCGCTTAAAAGGCGGATCAACCGCAGAAGGTCGGAGTAGTCCCCCGAGAGCTCCTCGTCCAGGGGGGGGCCGTCGTCCGGGACTAAAGGCTCATCGCCCAGGGCGCGGACCCTCTCCACCCAGGGCTCCAGCTCCTCCAGGGCGTAGTCGTAGTCGTAGCGCTCCGCGTTCCCGCCGCGCCACCACGAGTCCTTCCGGCGACCGTGGAAGCGGACGTAGGCGGTGTCGGTGGTAGCCACGAGCACCGGCGGAAGAAGTCCCGGCAGCGCGGGCATATCCACCGAAACGTAGGTCAGGCCCAGTTCCCCGAGCATCCTCAGGGTTTCCCCGGTCAGCCAGGAGCGGTGGCGAAACTCCACCGCGGGGCATAGGCCGCGGAAGGCGTCGGCCGCGGCCCGCAGGTAATCCACGCTCCCCCCGTCGGCCTTGAACCGGTAGGGAAACTGCAACAGGGTGGGGCCGAGCTTCCCCGCCTCGGCCAGGGGCGTCACCGCCGCGCAGTAACGCTCGACGAGCCCCGCGTCGAGGATTCCGTAGTCCGACGGATGGGTGATTCCACCGGGGGCCTTCACGCTGAAGAGGAACCCGTCCGGCGTGACGGCGGCCATCCGTGAGAAAACCCGCGCCGGCGGGAGCCGGTAATAGGTGGCGTTCACCTCGACGGTGTCGAAGACCGGCCCGCGGTCCCCGGCGAGGAGATCGGTCTGGACCGCCGCCCCGGAGTACCACTCCAGCATCGCGCCGCGCGGCAGCTCCGGCGGGTAGTACACGCCCCGCCAGTCGTCGTAGGAGTAACCGCACGTTCCGACGCGGATTTCCATTTTAAAGCCGGTGTATCACGTTGGTCACCACGCCCCAGACCTCGAAATCGGCCTCCTCGCCGATCTCGATGGGGGGGTAGCCGTCGTTCTCGGCGGCCAGCAGCCAGCCGCCCTCGGTGCGCCGGAGCCTTTTCACCACGAGCTCCCCGGAGACCACGGCGATGACCACCCGGCCGTCGGCGGGCTCCAGGGAGCGGTCCACGATGAGGATGTCGCCGTCGTCAATGCCGGCCCCGATCATGGAGTCCCCGGCCACCCGGACGAAGAATGTGGCCGCCGGGTGCAGGACGAGGTGCTCGTTCAGGTCCAGCCGGTTCTGGATGAAGTCGTCGGCGGGGGAGGGGAATCCGGCCTGGATGTTGGATTCGGCGAGCGGGAGCCCGTCGCCCCCGCCCTGTCCCGGCCGGAAGACCTCGAGCTTGTCGTCCTTCTCCATGGTGCGCTCCTTTTCAGCCGCCCTGGATCTCCAGCCGGCGGTAAGCCCGGCGGACCATGAAAGCCGCCGCCAGGTTCAACGCCACCGCCCAGGCGGCCTGCACGGCCAGGTACTCGGGGGCCTGACCCAGGGGAATCATCCCGGTGTAGAGCGCGATCGGCGTGTACACGGCGCTGCGAAAGGGGAGCCAATC comes from the bacterium genome and includes:
- a CDS encoding DUF72 domain-containing protein, translating into MEIRVGTCGYSYDDWRGVYYPPELPRGAMLEWYSGAAVQTDLLAGDRGPVFDTVEVNATYYRLPPARVFSRMAAVTPDGFLFSVKAPGGITHPSDYGILDAGLVERYCAAVTPLAEAGKLGPTLLQFPYRFKADGGSVDYLRAAADAFRGLCPAVEFRHRSWLTGETLRMLGELGLTYVSVDMPALPGLLPPVLVATTDTAYVRFHGRRKDSWWRGGNAERYDYDYALEELEPWVERVRALGDEPLVPDDGPPLDEELSGDYSDLLRLIRLLSGPVKRVFLYFNNHPKGKALSAARSLQNRLALG
- the umuD gene encoding translesion error-prone DNA polymerase V autoproteolytic subunit translates to MEKDDKLEVFRPGQGGGDGLPLAESNIQAGFPSPADDFIQNRLDLNEHLVLHPAATFFVRVAGDSMIGAGIDDGDILIVDRSLEPADGRVVIAVVSGELVVKRLRRTEGGWLLAAENDGYPPIEIGEEADFEVWGVVTNVIHRL